Proteins encoded within one genomic window of Flavobacterium sp. NG2:
- a CDS encoding transglutaminase domain-containing protein: MRKKLYCLLVVSLFFLTNGYSQKYDKVDLIVDNYPKTITTADQLVALVLKDFTLPDEKARAIFRWVCTSVAYDVVLSESMNHSSIKAFSYKTEKEKEIKEKKFKQDLIQNTMITKKAVCHGYAVLIEYLYLKLGLETKIILGNLRTDVSQIGKLPEELNHAWNVVKIDNKWQFVDATLASGFVSAKTNLFKFYFNEGYFFTSPEKFFLNHYPLDEKWLFVAKNKSDFAKLPVFFGAFFENTYNIVKPESGICMSKKSNELHFSISGLSENDVIQYLASSDNKKRYLKLENQSNFSIPIQGNENTILYLFINGKVIAMYKIV; the protein is encoded by the coding sequence ATGAGGAAAAAATTGTACTGCTTATTGGTTGTTAGTTTGTTTTTTTTAACCAATGGATATTCTCAAAAATATGATAAAGTTGATTTAATTGTAGATAACTATCCTAAGACGATTACGACAGCAGATCAGCTTGTTGCTTTGGTTCTCAAGGATTTTACTCTTCCAGATGAAAAAGCTAGGGCAATTTTTAGATGGGTTTGTACTAGTGTAGCCTATGATGTCGTTTTATCTGAATCTATGAACCACTCTTCTATTAAAGCATTTTCGTATAAGACGGAAAAAGAAAAAGAGATTAAGGAGAAAAAATTTAAGCAGGATTTGATTCAAAATACTATGATTACAAAGAAAGCCGTATGTCATGGCTATGCTGTATTGATAGAATATTTGTATTTAAAGTTGGGATTAGAAACTAAAATTATTTTAGGAAATTTACGTACTGATGTTTCTCAAATTGGTAAGTTACCAGAAGAGTTAAATCATGCTTGGAATGTGGTTAAAATTGATAACAAATGGCAATTTGTGGATGCCACTTTGGCCTCAGGATTTGTTTCAGCTAAAACAAATCTGTTTAAGTTTTATTTTAATGAGGGATATTTTTTTACTAGTCCTGAAAAATTCTTTTTAAACCATTATCCTTTGGATGAAAAGTGGTTATTTGTAGCTAAAAACAAATCTGATTTTGCCAAATTGCCTGTGTTTTTTGGTGCTTTTTTTGAAAACACTTATAATATAGTGAAACCTGAATCAGGGATTTGCATGTCCAAAAAATCTAATGAACTTCATTTTAGTATTAGTGGTTTAAGTGAAAATGATGTGATTCAATATCTGGCAAGTTCAGACAACAAAAAGCGGTATTTAAAACTGGAGAATCAATCCAATTTTAGTATCCCTATTCAAGGAAATGAGAATACTATTTTATACTTAT
- a CDS encoding NAD(P)H-dependent oxidoreductase, with protein MKIIAFGASPSKKSINKQLATYAASLFNKAEVEVLDLNDFPMPVFSVDIEAEIGQHDNAKAFLAKIATADFLVVSMAENNGNYSAAFKNIFDWCTRIQKEIFQHKPMLLMATSPGGRGGATVLEIAKNAFPRFGTEIKGTFSLPNFNDNFDVEKGIISNPELDKELRSIIEGI; from the coding sequence ATGAAGATAATCGCCTTTGGAGCTAGTCCAAGTAAAAAATCTATCAATAAACAACTTGCCACATATGCAGCTTCACTTTTTAATAAGGCCGAAGTGGAAGTACTGGATTTAAACGATTTCCCGATGCCTGTTTTTAGTGTGGATATCGAAGCCGAAATAGGACAGCATGACAATGCCAAAGCATTTCTAGCTAAAATAGCAACAGCCGATTTTTTAGTAGTTTCAATGGCTGAAAATAATGGAAATTACTCCGCAGCTTTCAAAAACATTTTCGACTGGTGCACCCGAATCCAAAAAGAAATTTTTCAACATAAACCAATGCTTTTGATGGCCACTTCGCCAGGGGGTAGAGGGGGAGCAACGGTTTTGGAAATTGCTAAAAATGCTTTCCCACGTTTTGGAACTGAAATCAAAGGGACGTTTTCATTGCCGAACTTCAACGATAATTTTGATGTAGAAAAAGGAATAATTTCTAATCCAGAATTGGATAAGGAGCTGAGAAGTATAATTGAAGGGATTTAA
- the ychF gene encoding redox-regulated ATPase YchF, which produces MKAGIVGLPNVGKSTLFNCLSNAKAQSANFPFCTIEPNIGVVNVPDPRINKLEELVKPERVQMATVDIVDIAGLVKGASKGEGLGNQFLGNIRECNAIIHVLRCFDNDNIVHVDGNVNPIRDKETIDIELQLKDLETVEKRLEKVNRAAKTGNKEAQTEKALLDRIKDALLQAKSARTISPQSNDEEVLMESFQLITAKPVLYVCNVDENSAVNGNKYVDQVKELVKDEDAEVIILSVGAEADITELESYEERQVFLEDMGLTEPGASVLIRAAYKLLKQQTYFTAGVKEVRAWTINIGATAPQAAGVIHTDFEKGFIRAEVISYEDYVKYGSEAKAKEAGKFKVEGKEYIVKDGDVMHFRFNV; this is translated from the coding sequence ATGAAAGCAGGAATTGTAGGATTACCTAATGTTGGAAAATCAACACTTTTTAATTGTTTGTCAAATGCCAAAGCGCAAAGTGCAAACTTTCCTTTTTGTACTATCGAACCTAATATTGGAGTGGTAAACGTGCCAGACCCACGTATCAATAAATTAGAAGAATTAGTAAAGCCAGAGCGTGTGCAAATGGCAACTGTGGATATTGTAGATATCGCGGGATTGGTAAAAGGAGCAAGCAAAGGTGAAGGATTAGGAAATCAATTTCTTGGAAATATTAGGGAGTGTAATGCTATTATTCACGTTTTACGTTGTTTTGATAACGATAACATCGTGCACGTTGATGGAAATGTAAATCCAATTCGTGATAAAGAAACCATTGATATTGAGTTACAGTTAAAAGATCTTGAAACTGTTGAAAAACGTTTGGAGAAAGTTAATCGTGCTGCAAAAACAGGAAATAAAGAAGCGCAAACCGAAAAAGCGCTTTTAGACCGAATTAAAGATGCTTTATTGCAAGCTAAGTCTGCTAGAACAATCAGTCCGCAAAGTAATGATGAGGAAGTTTTGATGGAAAGTTTTCAATTGATTACAGCAAAACCAGTTTTGTACGTATGTAATGTGGATGAAAATTCAGCTGTTAATGGTAATAAATATGTTGACCAAGTAAAAGAATTAGTAAAAGACGAAGATGCTGAGGTAATCATTCTTTCAGTAGGTGCTGAGGCTGATATTACCGAATTAGAAAGCTACGAAGAACGTCAAGTTTTTCTTGAAGATATGGGATTGACAGAGCCAGGAGCTTCTGTGTTGATTCGTGCTGCTTACAAATTATTAAAACAACAAACGTATTTCACTGCAGGTGTTAAGGAAGTTCGTGCATGGACAATTAATATTGGAGCAACTGCACCACAAGCTGCTGGAGTAATTCATACTGATTTTGAAAAGGGATTTATCCGTGCTGAGGTAATCTCATATGAAGATTATGTGAAATACGGTTCAGAGGCCAAAGCCAAAGAAGCTGGTAAGTTTAAAGTCGAAGGAAAAGAATATATAGTTAAAGATGGTGATGTGATGCATTTCCGTTTTAATGTGTAA
- a CDS encoding TonB-dependent receptor: MKKIYLFILLLSVSTLLAQKNISGVVKDPSGNSLPGVNIIEKGTNTGVATDFDGKFTIKVKEGSTLIFSYIGYKTVEKLVSGSPLNVIMTSEEGEILDDIVIVGSRNSKRTVVNSAVPIDIINVKDVTTQSGKLEINELLQYVAPSFNANKQSGSDGSDHVDPASLRGLGPDQTLVLINGKRRHQSSLINLFGTRGRGNTGTDLNAIPATSIKRIEILRDGAAAQYGSDAIAGVVNIVLNDNVDEFTGSVTYGAYNTNAKGDFPTGTANTDGFRLDKNGNGNSFGKDQSFDGGSVKVGANYGVAIGEKGGFANFTAEYLNKNKTLRPGFDFRKGFGEASILGFNLFGNLSIPVSDKTEIYAFGGKNYRDTDAYAFTRNDGERVVESIYPGGFTPRITSNILDNSFAAGIRTETSSGWKIDFSNTFGKNLFHYYVKGTINASLEQASPTEFDAGGHSLSQNTTNFDLSKNFDTVLDGLNIAFGSEFRTEQFTIFAGDEGSYATYDTNGRVISDPSSQSAPIDPISGEARPGGSQGFPGYSPLNEVNKSRSNISLYTDVELDITKALLVSGAVRFENYSDFGSTLNGKLATRIKASNNFNIRGSVSTGFRAPSLAQIYYNLRFTNFSSGGASEVLLSPNNSPVTKGFGIQKLNEEKAVNASLGFTANFGDFTATVDGYLINVNDRIVLTGYFDATALNIGVDSAQFFVNGVDTKTTGLDLVFAWKKTFDDQTVSATLVGNINNMKISNVNNGTLDKEIFFGEREKAFLLASAPDNKFALNLNYTKKWFNAGLAFTRFSEVRLIDYQAAEDEADYGGSFANKIKAATDIYSPKVVTDITLGFKLCKSSKLSFGANNLFNIYPDQQDDWVEGGGYWDAVQMGFGGAYYYARLGFNF, translated from the coding sequence ATGAAAAAAATCTACTTATTTATTTTGCTATTAAGCGTTAGTACCCTTTTGGCACAAAAAAACATCTCAGGAGTAGTCAAAGACCCATCTGGCAATAGCTTGCCAGGAGTAAATATCATTGAAAAAGGCACTAACACGGGTGTCGCAACCGATTTTGATGGTAAATTTACTATCAAAGTAAAAGAAGGGTCTACTTTAATATTTAGCTATATAGGGTATAAAACTGTCGAAAAATTAGTTTCTGGTAGTCCTTTAAATGTTATAATGACTTCTGAAGAAGGTGAAATATTAGACGACATTGTTATTGTAGGGTCTAGAAATTCAAAAAGAACCGTAGTCAACTCTGCTGTCCCTATAGACATTATAAACGTCAAAGACGTGACTACCCAAAGTGGAAAGTTAGAAATTAACGAATTACTGCAATACGTTGCCCCTTCATTTAATGCCAATAAACAATCGGGTTCAGACGGTTCAGACCACGTTGACCCTGCATCCTTAAGAGGATTAGGGCCAGATCAAACTTTAGTTTTAATCAACGGAAAAAGAAGACACCAATCTTCATTAATTAACTTATTTGGTACTCGAGGCCGAGGAAATACTGGAACAGATTTGAATGCTATTCCGGCCACTTCCATCAAACGAATTGAAATCCTTAGAGATGGTGCAGCTGCTCAATACGGCTCAGATGCTATAGCAGGAGTGGTTAACATTGTATTGAATGACAATGTAGACGAATTTACAGGTTCAGTTACTTATGGTGCATACAATACTAATGCGAAAGGCGATTTCCCAACAGGAACTGCCAATACGGACGGTTTTAGATTAGATAAGAATGGTAATGGAAACTCTTTTGGTAAAGACCAATCATTTGACGGAGGTTCTGTAAAGGTAGGAGCTAATTATGGAGTTGCCATTGGTGAAAAAGGTGGATTTGCCAATTTTACAGCTGAATATCTGAATAAAAACAAAACATTACGTCCTGGATTTGACTTTAGAAAAGGTTTTGGAGAAGCCTCTATTTTAGGATTTAACTTATTTGGAAATCTATCCATACCTGTCTCAGATAAAACTGAAATTTATGCCTTTGGTGGAAAAAATTACAGAGACACAGATGCCTATGCTTTTACTAGAAATGATGGCGAAAGAGTGGTTGAGTCAATTTACCCGGGTGGTTTTACCCCAAGAATTACATCCAACATCCTCGACAATTCATTCGCAGCTGGAATCAGAACAGAAACTTCTAGTGGATGGAAAATTGACTTTAGTAATACTTTTGGTAAAAACCTATTTCATTATTATGTAAAAGGTACTATTAATGCTTCATTAGAGCAAGCTTCCCCAACAGAATTTGATGCTGGTGGTCATAGTTTAAGCCAAAACACAACAAATTTTGACCTTTCTAAAAATTTTGATACCGTACTAGATGGTTTAAATATTGCTTTTGGTTCTGAATTTAGAACAGAACAATTTACAATTTTTGCTGGAGACGAAGGTTCGTATGCTACTTACGACACTAACGGAAGAGTCATTTCTGACCCATCCTCACAATCAGCACCAATAGACCCAATATCAGGAGAAGCAAGACCTGGTGGCTCTCAAGGCTTCCCTGGTTACAGTCCTCTAAACGAAGTAAACAAAAGCCGCTCTAATATCTCACTCTATACTGATGTTGAACTTGATATAACCAAAGCATTATTAGTAAGTGGAGCTGTTCGTTTTGAAAACTATAGCGATTTTGGTAGTACCCTAAACGGGAAATTAGCAACTAGAATCAAGGCTTCAAATAATTTTAACATAAGAGGTTCTGTGAGTACTGGTTTTAGAGCACCCTCATTAGCTCAAATCTATTATAACCTACGCTTTACCAATTTTAGCTCAGGAGGTGCGTCTGAAGTTTTACTTTCTCCAAACAACAGCCCAGTAACCAAAGGATTTGGAATTCAAAAACTAAACGAAGAAAAAGCAGTCAACGCTTCTTTAGGTTTCACTGCAAATTTTGGAGACTTTACTGCAACTGTTGATGGTTACTTAATAAATGTAAATGACCGAATTGTATTAACAGGTTATTTTGATGCAACAGCATTGAATATCGGTGTCGATTCAGCTCAGTTTTTCGTAAATGGTGTAGATACCAAAACTACAGGTTTAGACCTTGTATTTGCTTGGAAAAAAACTTTTGATGACCAAACAGTAAGCGCAACCTTGGTTGGAAATATCAATAACATGAAAATTAGCAATGTCAACAATGGCACATTAGATAAGGAAATTTTCTTTGGCGAAAGAGAAAAAGCTTTTCTTTTGGCTTCAGCACCAGATAATAAATTCGCTTTAAACCTAAACTATACAAAAAAATGGTTTAATGCTGGTTTGGCTTTCACTCGTTTTAGCGAAGTACGACTTATCGATTATCAAGCCGCAGAAGATGAAGCTGATTATGGTGGTAGTTTTGCCAACAAAATCAAAGCAGCAACTGACATTTACTCGCCAAAAGTAGTAACAGACATTACATTAGGCTTTAAACTTTGTAAATCTTCAAAATTAAGCTTTGGCGCTAATAACCTTTTCAATATTTACCCTGACCAACAAGATGACTGGGTTGAAGGTGGTGGTTATTGGGATGCTGTTCAAATGGGTTTTGGCGGAGCTTATTACTATGCTAGATTAGGTTTTAATTTCTAA
- a CDS encoding 4Fe-4S dicluster domain-containing protein has protein sequence MAIIITDECINCGACEPECPNTAIYEGADDWRYKDGTKLTGTVILPDGTEVDAEEAQTPISDEVYYIVPGKCTECKGFHDEPQCAAVCPVDCCIPDDNHVEDEETLLNRQAFLHNE, from the coding sequence ATGGCAATTATCATAACAGACGAATGTATCAATTGTGGTGCATGTGAACCAGAATGTCCAAATACAGCAATTTACGAAGGAGCTGATGATTGGAGATATAAAGACGGTACTAAATTAACTGGAACAGTGATTCTTCCTGATGGAACTGAGGTTGATGCTGAAGAAGCTCAAACTCCAATTTCTGACGAAGTGTATTATATCGTACCTGGAAAATGTACAGAATGTAAAGGGTTTCATGATGAGCCTCAATGTGCTGCTGTATGTCCTGTTGACTGTTGTATCCCTGATGATAATCATGTGGAAGACGAAGAAACATTATTAAATAGACAAGCTTTTTTACATAACGAATAA
- a CDS encoding acyl-CoA reductase, whose product MTLETKKNVFIALGKFLSQFSESENTRKEGVLANDLFFDPFVDLIHLSQSHNGWYTPEQVYFSIASWANALTKENLNTWLKPYDFKDITSKKVALILAGNIPLVGFHDFLSVLITGNQALIKTSSNDQHLLPFLAKYIIHIEPELADKITFVDGKLENFDAVIATGSNNTARYFDYYFKDKPSIIRKSRNSVAVLNGQESKEDLIALGEDIFRYFGLGCRNVSKLFVPKGYSFDAFFEAIYEYQDVIQYEKYANNYDYNKAVFLMSNFKLLDNGFLTIKEDSSHASPISSVFYEYYEDLETLQQKLVSEAENLQCIVSNNLIKKSIPFGQTQRPNLWDYADNIDTISFLLITSGKI is encoded by the coding sequence ATGACCTTAGAAACAAAAAAAAATGTTTTTATAGCACTCGGAAAATTTCTGAGTCAATTTTCTGAGAGCGAAAACACCCGAAAAGAGGGCGTTTTAGCGAATGATCTGTTTTTTGACCCCTTTGTTGATTTAATCCATTTATCACAGTCACATAACGGTTGGTATACCCCAGAACAAGTTTATTTTTCGATAGCATCATGGGCCAATGCCTTAACAAAAGAAAACCTTAACACTTGGCTAAAACCCTATGATTTTAAGGATATTACTTCTAAAAAAGTAGCTTTAATTCTTGCAGGAAATATTCCACTAGTAGGTTTTCATGATTTCTTATCTGTTTTGATTACCGGGAACCAAGCCTTGATTAAAACTTCCTCCAATGATCAACATTTATTGCCTTTTTTAGCAAAGTATATAATTCATATCGAACCTGAATTGGCTGACAAAATCACATTTGTCGATGGTAAATTAGAGAATTTCGATGCAGTAATCGCCACTGGCAGCAATAATACAGCGCGTTATTTTGACTATTATTTTAAAGATAAACCATCAATAATCCGCAAAAGCCGAAATTCAGTAGCAGTATTAAACGGTCAAGAAAGCAAGGAAGATTTAATTGCCCTTGGCGAAGATATTTTTAGGTATTTTGGGCTAGGTTGTCGCAATGTTTCTAAACTATTTGTACCAAAAGGCTATTCTTTTGATGCTTTTTTTGAAGCAATATATGAGTACCAAGACGTGATTCAGTATGAAAAGTACGCCAATAATTACGATTACAACAAAGCCGTTTTCTTGATGAGTAACTTCAAATTACTCGACAATGGTTTTTTGACCATCAAAGAAGACAGCAGTCACGCCTCGCCAATTTCGAGTGTGTTTTACGAATATTACGAAGACCTTGAAACACTGCAACAAAAACTCGTTTCGGAAGCTGAAAATCTTCAATGTATCGTCAGTAACAATTTAATAAAAAAAAGCATCCCTTTTGGTCAAACCCAACGTCCAAATTTATGGGATTACGCAGATAATATCGATACTATATCGTTTTTGTTAATAACATCAGGAAAAATTTAA
- the serC gene encoding 3-phosphoserine/phosphohydroxythreonine transaminase, producing the protein MKKHNYSAGPCILPQEVFEKSAQAILDFNNSGLSILEISHRSKDFVAVMDEARALALELLGLEGKGYQALFLAGGASLEFLMVPYNLMKEGGKAAYLDSGTWATAAIKEAKFFGETVIVGSSKEDNYTYVPKGYEIPADADYFHCTSNNTIFGTQMKSFPKTNVPMVCDMSSDIFSRELDFTQFDIIYAGAQKNMGPAGATLVVIKEEIIGKSGRAIPSMLDYAKHIKADSMFNTPPVFPVYASLLTLRWIKEKGGIAAVEKLNNAKAELLYNEIDRNPLFKGAAVKEDRSTMNVTFLLNNPEHTETFDKMWKEAGISGLPGHRSVGGYRASIYNAMPIESVQVLVDTMQALEKAV; encoded by the coding sequence ATGAAAAAACACAACTACAGCGCAGGACCTTGTATTTTACCACAAGAAGTTTTTGAAAAATCAGCACAAGCGATTTTAGATTTCAATAATTCAGGATTATCTATCTTAGAAATTTCACACCGTAGCAAAGACTTTGTTGCTGTAATGGATGAAGCAAGAGCATTAGCACTTGAATTACTAGGATTAGAAGGTAAAGGATACCAAGCTCTTTTTCTTGCTGGCGGAGCTAGTTTAGAATTTTTGATGGTTCCTTACAACTTGATGAAAGAAGGTGGAAAAGCAGCTTATTTAGATTCAGGAACTTGGGCTACTGCAGCTATTAAAGAAGCAAAATTCTTTGGCGAAACTGTTATCGTGGGTTCTTCTAAGGAAGACAACTACACTTACGTTCCTAAAGGATATGAAATTCCAGCTGATGCAGATTATTTTCACTGCACTAGTAACAACACCATTTTTGGTACTCAAATGAAATCATTTCCTAAAACGAATGTACCAATGGTATGTGACATGAGTTCGGATATTTTTTCTAGAGAATTAGATTTCACTCAATTTGATATTATCTATGCTGGTGCTCAAAAAAATATGGGACCTGCAGGAGCGACTCTTGTCGTTATCAAAGAAGAAATCATTGGTAAAAGCGGTCGTGCAATTCCAAGCATGTTAGATTATGCCAAACACATCAAAGCTGATAGTATGTTCAATACTCCTCCAGTTTTCCCTGTTTACGCGTCTTTATTGACATTGAGATGGATCAAGGAAAAAGGTGGTATCGCAGCTGTTGAAAAATTAAACAATGCTAAAGCAGAATTGCTTTATAATGAAATTGACAGAAATCCATTATTCAAAGGAGCTGCTGTCAAAGAAGACCGTTCTACAATGAACGTTACGTTCTTATTAAACAATCCAGAACACACAGAAACATTTGACAAAATGTGGAAAGAGGCTGGAATTTCAGGATTACCTGGACACCGCTCAGTGGGTGGTTACAGAGCATCTATCTACAATGCTATGCCAATTGAAAGCGTACAAGTATTAGTAGATACTATGCAAGCTTTAGAAAAAGCGGTTTAA
- a CDS encoding D-2-hydroxyacid dehydrogenase translates to MKVLANDGISNSGILALEKGGFEVITTKVAQEQIANYINENNVSVILVRSATKVRKDIIDACPGIKIIGRGGVGMDNIDVDYAKSKGIHVINTPASSSESVAELVFGHLFSGVRFLHDSNRNMPLEGDSNFNGLKKAYADGIELRGKTLGIVGIGRIGQATAKMALGLGMKVIAADSFIPQVDVKVEFFDGQSITTTIVSQSLESLFKEADFITLHVPAQDGYIIGEKELAIMKDGVGIVNCARGGVIDEIALIAALDSGKVSFAGLDVFESEPKPEMKILMHPKISLTPHIGAATGEAQDRIGTELASQIINLIG, encoded by the coding sequence ATGAAAGTATTAGCAAACGACGGGATTTCAAATAGCGGAATCTTGGCTTTAGAAAAAGGTGGTTTTGAAGTAATCACTACAAAAGTTGCTCAAGAACAAATAGCTAACTACATTAACGAAAATAACGTAAGCGTTATTTTAGTTCGTAGTGCAACTAAAGTTCGTAAGGACATTATTGATGCTTGTCCTGGCATTAAAATCATCGGTCGTGGTGGTGTAGGTATGGATAATATTGATGTGGACTATGCAAAAAGCAAAGGAATTCACGTAATCAATACTCCAGCTTCTTCATCAGAATCTGTGGCTGAATTGGTTTTTGGACACTTATTCTCAGGAGTACGTTTCCTACACGACTCAAACAGAAACATGCCTTTGGAAGGTGACTCAAACTTTAACGGTTTGAAAAAAGCATATGCTGACGGAATTGAATTAAGAGGAAAAACATTAGGTATCGTTGGTATTGGTCGTATCGGTCAAGCTACTGCAAAAATGGCTCTTGGTCTAGGAATGAAAGTTATCGCTGCTGATAGCTTCATCCCACAAGTGGACGTAAAAGTTGAATTCTTTGACGGACAATCAATCACTACTACTATTGTATCTCAATCTTTGGAATCATTATTCAAAGAAGCTGACTTTATTACATTGCACGTTCCTGCTCAAGATGGTTACATCATCGGTGAGAAAGAATTAGCAATCATGAAAGACGGTGTAGGTATTGTAAACTGTGCACGTGGTGGTGTAATTGACGAAATCGCTTTAATCGCTGCTTTGGATAGCGGAAAAGTATCATTTGCAGGTTTAGACGTTTTCGAAAGCGAACCAAAACCAGAAATGAAAATCTTAATGCACCCAAAAATCTCTTTGACTCCACATATTGGAGCTGCAACTGGAGAAGCACAAGATAGAATTGGTACTGAATTAGCATCACAAATCATTAATTTGATTGGATAA
- a CDS encoding DUF937 domain-containing protein, giving the protein MFEQLTELAQQFGVESVIKNNAVPKEKNEAVIGEASHSIVRGLQKIASEGGVDQLANLFQGNNADDKSNIVVQKLSSELTDNLAQKFGLSASDASGIATKLIPQIISALVSKAKDPNDSSFQISDIIGAISGGNNAGIMDAINKYGGQFGLDQNGDGNIDLNDAMDAVSKKSGLGGMLGGMFGK; this is encoded by the coding sequence ATGTTTGAACAATTAACAGAACTAGCACAACAATTTGGAGTAGAATCAGTAATTAAAAACAATGCAGTCCCTAAAGAGAAAAACGAAGCCGTCATAGGCGAAGCGAGTCATTCCATCGTTAGGGGATTACAAAAAATAGCTTCTGAAGGTGGTGTCGACCAATTAGCAAACCTTTTTCAAGGAAATAACGCAGATGACAAATCCAATATAGTCGTTCAAAAATTATCATCTGAACTTACAGATAATTTAGCGCAGAAATTCGGATTGAGCGCTTCGGACGCATCTGGAATAGCAACAAAGTTGATACCACAAATAATAAGCGCTTTAGTTAGCAAAGCAAAAGACCCGAATGATTCGAGTTTTCAAATTTCGGACATTATAGGCGCCATTTCGGGTGGGAATAATGCTGGAATTATGGATGCCATCAATAAATATGGAGGACAATTTGGCCTAGACCAAAATGGAGATGGAAATATAGACCTAAACGACGCTATGGATGCCGTTTCTAAAAAAAGTGGCCTTGGCGGAATGCTTGGCGGTATGTTTGGAAAATAA
- a CDS encoding thioredoxin family protein — protein MKFLSSLFLLFTVIIGTANTIPPTGYKTGDVATDFKLKSVDGKLYSLSDYKGAKGFIVVFTCNHCPFAVKYEDRINDLAKKYKSKGYILLAINPNDPEVQPADSFDLMKVRAKEKGFVFPYLFDEGQTIYPQYGATKTPHAFLLDKNRVVKYIGAIDDNVDSAADVKEKYLENAIAAIESGKTPSPETTKAIGCSIKYKR, from the coding sequence ATGAAATTTTTGTCTTCCTTATTTTTGCTTTTTACTGTTATTATTGGAACAGCCAATACAATTCCGCCAACGGGATATAAAACAGGTGATGTGGCTACTGATTTTAAATTAAAATCGGTCGATGGTAAGTTGTATAGTCTGTCTGATTATAAAGGCGCAAAAGGCTTTATTGTGGTTTTTACTTGTAATCACTGTCCTTTTGCAGTGAAATACGAAGATAGAATTAATGATTTAGCTAAAAAGTATAAATCTAAAGGTTATATTTTATTAGCAATCAATCCTAATGATCCTGAAGTTCAACCCGCAGATAGTTTTGATTTGATGAAAGTAAGAGCTAAGGAAAAAGGATTCGTTTTTCCTTATTTATTTGATGAAGGACAAACAATATATCCGCAGTATGGAGCAACGAAAACGCCACATGCTTTTTTGTTAGATAAAAACCGAGTAGTAAAATACATTGGTGCTATTGATGATAATGTGGATAGTGCAGCTGATGTAAAAGAGAAATATCTTGAAAATGCGATTGCAGCCATTGAAAGCGGAAAAACACCTTCACCTGAAACAACAAAAGCGATTGGTTGTTCAATTAAGTATAAAAGGTAG
- a CDS encoding TlpA family protein disulfide reductase, with amino-acid sequence MRWFLIMLFSLFFSNAILAQKPVVYDSYSVLEEAILNDKNTTYVVNFWATWCAPCVKELPYFEKLNLENKAVKVVLVSLDFKDQYESRLIPFLKKKAIQSQVVLLTDKNYNHWLPKVDKDWSGSIPATLIVKGNKRIFAERDFASYEELNNYINTNSN; translated from the coding sequence ATGAGGTGGTTCTTGATTATGTTGTTTTCTCTGTTTTTTTCAAATGCTATTTTGGCTCAAAAACCAGTTGTTTATGATTCTTATTCGGTCTTGGAAGAAGCGATTTTAAATGATAAAAACACCACTTATGTAGTTAATTTTTGGGCGACATGGTGTGCGCCTTGTGTCAAAGAATTACCTTATTTTGAAAAGCTAAATTTGGAAAACAAGGCAGTGAAAGTAGTATTGGTGAGTTTAGATTTTAAAGATCAATATGAATCAAGATTGATTCCTTTTTTAAAAAAGAAAGCTATTCAGTCCCAAGTTGTTTTACTAACCGATAAGAATTATAACCATTGGCTCCCAAAAGTGGATAAAGATTGGTCGGGTTCTATTCCTGCTACTTTGATTGTTAAGGGTAATAAAAGGATTTTTGCCGAAAGAGATTTTGCATCATATGAAGAATTGAATAATTATATAAATACAAATAGCAACTAA